AACGTAAACTCCGAAGGTTTGCTTTGTATCTTAGACCAGGAGGATTGACTGATGTTGGTCTTGGTTATATTGGGCAATATAGTATAAATGTGAGGTGGATGCTTTTGGGTTATGTTGGGGAGTCTGATGAAGGGCTTTTGGCATTTTCTAATGGATGTCCTAGTCTACAGAAACTAGAAATGAGGGGCTGTTGCTTCACTGAGAGTGCACTGGCTAGAGCTGTTATGCAACTGACGTCTTTGAGGTACTTGTGGGTGCAAGGCTATAGAGCATCATCCATTAATGGCCGCGATCTTTTAGCGATGGCTCGCCCCTTTTGGAACATCGAGTTGATTCCTCCTAGAAAGGTGGTGATGGTTAATCAGGTTGGAGAGGATGTTGTGGTTGAGCAGCCAGCTCATATACTTGCATATTACTCCCTTGCTGGACCAAGAAGAGATTGTCCAAGCACTGTTGTCCCCTTGGTGGTGGGGCCAGTTGCTGCATAGAGCTGTATATGATGTTgcctcttttttctctttttggtTTTTTCCAGTGATGCGCTGTTTGTAAATTTACCTAATCTTTTCGTTTTTCATTTTGGGTAAGAGGGTTTCAGTTCTAATTTTACTTGTGGACCTTTGTCCTGTAATAAGCTTTAGCATTTTCCAGTGTAATTTGAAACCATGTTGTACACTTGGTTCGGGTACTTTCTTGTTCTGTTGTTTAGGGCCAAGTAGAAGAAGCTTAACCGTTTGGAGATTTGTACGTCGTCTTCAGGATTCAGTGTTGTTCGtctgaaacttttttttttttaacactgCGATCTGAAACTTGGAATCAATGCCTCTGACCGTTCTCATTTCAATTCACTTCCTCTGAATAATCTCTTGGATTTGATTCTCAGTTTCACAATTTACTCTTTTTAATGAACCtctcttttctttcatttctcacCATATCCAAACTCGATAAAGTTAGTTTCCACTGGCTGATTCAATCAAGCTCCGAGATTCGTTTTGGAATCCTCTTTAGAACTGTGGGGAGCCCACGCTGCAAGGTTAAACGTAGCTCCAATTAGACAGTAAATTCAGTTACGTAAACAGCTGATATAAGATTTATTAATTAGGATATAAGAGTTATCAATTACattttaaatcattttaataaatagaacatattaTTTTTCACACTCACAGGCTTAATCTATAGCACGTACATCTTAATAAATCTAAGAAATTTCAGTTCTACTCCCCGAATTCTCTATTTGCAAttcaaaaaaaaagtattatttttcaaaatttattaattttataacatctaaattaaatttttatatcaataaattatttaaatagtaagacatgataaataaattaaaaatattaaaagcaaagattaaattagtaataatatttatttttttataataatatatatgcataaaaataattatattaacagCAAATTCATTAAACATGTAAAATAAATTCGTTAAAATTGATTTGTTTTTTCTCTGCTGTTAAAATTGACATCAACTATATTTAACAGTTTAATCTTATAAAACCATTTTGAATACCACCATGTGACTATAAACATATAAAAGCTATAAAATGGTGAaatgaattatttattattgaattttacattcaaaattaatatatttatttttcataaacaaaTGATTTAATGCAGGTGGATGAGTAGATATTGATAGTTGTGGTTAAGAATGTGGCACTTCGTTATTGTATTGTTCCATCATTGAGTCACTGCCttgaaaaatacataaaaactttgTTAGAATATTGATATTTTCGTAATTACTACTTAATGCttagtatttataataatatatctatttaatttttagattttataaaatataattatttaaatttttatatgttcATGTAAATTAtacagattttaattttttaataaatatatataaatatttataattttatcaatgaGTTCGAATAGCATTTATAAAtaccggtagcggttcgatttctgaatttttatgaaaatgtatatttatgaatagaattttatcaggtacactgGATAGAATGTATAGTAAACTTGCTATGAGTTTCGACGACATTAAGTTGACCTAAATTTTAgtgccggtagtggtccgattttcagaTCGTTACATACCATCTAAAACtaaaaagatttttaaattaacaaaagtaaaatatttaataaattttgtaatagttattattgttttgttagttaataattttaaaaataatctttaatattttgaataaaataaaatattaatatttaaaatatgagaAAATTCATTATGAAaagtcattttttaaaatatttaattaaataataaaaaattaatattaccgAATAGGTCTAAATTATACAACgaaagatatttattttttttcttattaaaaaataataatctcaTATTAAATTGATGAGACAAAGTCAAgtttatgtttttatattttttaaaaatgaaaatattaatttagattTGTGACATCATCGTTTCGTCATTACAATTCATACCATTTTAAGGTAACTTTAATTCATTTTAGAAATaataatcaaaaataaaatttctatttatgtgcttaattttttttattaatatttttgtgttaaaatttatttaagtatttgaaatttgaataaatttcaaaatacgCATTAGGTAATTTCATTCAAGTTTTAGAGTGATCAAATATATTCTCAAaccctctttttattttttctaaaattattaatgaaaaagaaagtaaatgtctttcttttttttcaaatatttttcatctatttttatttaaaaattatttttctcttattattttaGTACTAGAGAAGGCTGATGGGTAGGGGTGtgcatcggtcggttcggttcggtaccGAATTGAACCGGCAAAAACCGATTTAACCGAATTCTTTTAAAttgtaaaccgaaccgaaccaaataagatataaatcgaatcgaaccgaaccgaattggttcggttcggttcggttcgaaatCGGTTTTTGATCTTTTCAGTTAGCTTAATTTCGAAGCAAATTCTTTTGTTCACAAATTTGAAACTAACAGATCATCTGCTTCATATACAGGCTTCAAATTTCAGAGCAAAAGCCGAGATGAGATTCAATCAGCTTTAACTGAACATCAAAAGCCAACAATTTTACTCAGGAAATATAAAGTTCAAAATTTCCCCCAAATGTAGAGGAAATTTAGGAGGCGAAGAAATTGATTTAAACATACATCAAAAGGAGAATGGTGAACAATGAGAATCCACACCAGCaacaaattttctttaaaaccattagaaaaacaaaagaatggaATCAATTGAATTTACCTTGTAAGGATCAATAGCTTTCGCCTCTCCAAATAACAGAACCAAAGATAAAACGACAGTCAATGACAATGTAAAGGGCTTGTTCATCTTCTGAAAATCTGCAGTGCGAAAGGGAATATCCCACTGGGTGGGTGGATGGCCGTGGCTGCGGGACTGAAGACGCGAAGGATGGAGAGAAAGACTCTGGCTGGCTTTCGCGAGTGGGTGAGTCCGTGGGTGGGTGGCTGCGGGACTGGCGACTGGGTGGGTGGGTGGCCGTGGCTGCGGGACTGAACTGAAGGACGAGAACGGAGAAGGGACGAGAAAGGTGAGGAGACTCTCGCTGCCGTCAGCGTGCTTCAACTGAGATTGAGGTTTGAGAGAGAGGGAGGTAGGTAGGTGGCTGCCTGTATGCGGGAGCGGGATGGGAACTTGGAAAAGTGACGAAGTTAAGTGATATAACCCTATCATAAAACGCAACGTTTAAGGCtgattcggtcggttcggttcgaccgAATTATTTTGTctctaaaaccgaaccgaaccgatcaatccgaaattttcaaaaattaaaaccgaaccgaaccgattttattttaaaaccgaaccaaattattaaatcaaatcggttcggtcggttatttcggttctgaCCGAACAGTGCTCACCCCTACTGATGGGTAGTGAGATTTGAGATTTTTCAAAAAGATTTTTAGACATTTTTACCTTTATCATTAGGTTAATGTATCACTATAAATTGATAGCAGTTTAAGTAATTGGTGTCGAGCAAAGATCACAGGTACAATTATCAGCTTAAATAGATTAATATTTCACTTAAATCTCTTTATTTAACCACACTTAGACTATTGATGAACGTCGACTTCTCTCACTAGAGGCGAGACACCTGACTTGATTCTGGAGAAAAATACAGGCTCTATTCCATCAAGTCACACGCATGTGATGAGAGGTGAATTGGATTGACTACATGCATGGGCCTATCAATGAAAAATTTAGTTCAATAATGTGACAAGGTAAGGAAAGCAAGTCTAGTCATTTCGCAGCTCTGCAAGTATACATGCCggagaaattaaatggccgcctggcggAGAGAGATGTTCTGACGCATTCGTACGTACTGATCTGAGTGACAGAGACAGATGACACTATAACAACAATGGAGAGGTAGTTAGACATTACTAgtagataaaataaaaagagataaaaggaaaaaaacataattttctCTGTTCAAAATTACACGCATATCGCAaaccttattttttaaattttaaaatatcaactattattttataaacaattaaaattgcaTCTTACAAATTTTGACATGTTGGTTAGCGCATAGCATAACATCTGAGGACATATTTCAGGGAAAATGtttatgtcttttttttttggttttttctgGCTATAATTTTGTGGAAGCTTTAGTGGTCCTTATTGGAAGCTAGACCAAATTATCATCTGATGAGTTGGCACAAGGACCATCCACAAGTATGGGATCCTAAAAATTTTGGAAGGAATGAATTATTGATAACAGCCGTTAGCTAGTTACCGTTATCATTACGTAATGCTCATTACATCAGCAAAATTATGGGAGATCTACAAACAACGGTGAAACCAGCCATTTTTGTTGGAGTGTGAGACAAATCCTAACTGTCAAGTGGATTCGGAAGAATGAATGGCAAGTGACAATTGGGCTTCACAAGGTTGTAGCCCAGTTGTGTAATAACAAATGAATTGGGCTTCACAAaccaaaataaatttgaaataaatctgATACTAGGCTTTTTGTTGAAGTGGATGTTTGGAATCTTTCTTGAGATTTTTCAACAAGTTTTCCTTTCAGAATTTGAAATGTTAATATGGAATTTAGGAATTTGATTTGACAGATGGTATGAAAATAATGggaagagattttttttttactagaaATGTTGGCCAATCAGAAGAGACGTAAATGGAGTAGGCACTTGAAAGTGCAGAAGGATTTTAGTTGATTGATCAAAGCTTAGTCCTGCTTTTCTACTCTTTCACATGATGCCTCTAGAATTTTACTAACCCTTTTCCCATTTCCTTTGTgcaaatttaatgttttgattATTTCTTAATAGTGAGTTGAAGGGGAAGGACTCAAAAGCACTTTGAAAGATGATGGTTTTAATCTTGCTGTTTGATTATAATTAGAGAAAAGTGGGGATGAGTGCTTCCTTATGTAACTTCCAGAAAGGCAGCTcctttaaagaaaattattacaAAGCTGATTGCTTTTTGTCTTGTAGTGGCAAAAGGTTAATGAAAACAATTATCATACTATTCTGCATTGCTTTGGAGCTTTAAGTGACATTAAGTGGGCATTAGGCTTTTCATTTAGCAGGCAACTATGGTGTGGCAGAACCCACAATACCAAttcaaggaaaataaaaataagaacagTAACAGCATCTGAGGAATCATTTCgtgtttttttttcatataaaaaaaaaatctttctagAGGCCTCCAATACTAGTAAGAAAATTAGACAGCTGGAGATCAGAGAAGGGAAGGGAAGAGAGATTTGGGTTTCTACTAATGTCATGAACATGACCTTATCTTGTTtccatttaataaaaaatttgaaaataattccATTATTCAATTCACATTGTCCCTCTTTTCATCTGCAAATTAGTGACTTGCTTTTTATAGGATTAGTTGTGATGAGGAACAGTAAGTTTTCTTTTTGATGCAGATTACAAGAGTACCTATCTTGCTACTCCTTTCAGAACAGAAAATGCTTCATTTTGAAGATAGATTCCCATTTGTTTCTTTGCATAATATAGTCAAAATTATGAAGCTTTTGCTATTGGGTTAATTGTTGaatagccaaaaaaaaaaaaaaaaatcattaatgatGATGAGACTTATATGGAAACAACTCCTAGATAAGTTGTTACCACGTGATTTCATCGATTTcttattttagaattaaaatagtattttataatttatacgtGGTAAAACCTTTTTCGAGAATATAAGATTTTCATGAGACTAATATTAAGCCGCCATCCAAACATGAATATTTCAGCATCACTCAACTTTAATTTCAATCACAAAAATGCTCTAACTTTAATTTAAGTAAAGCAAAAGTGTTTCTCATCGATTTCCAATGAAATTTTTGATTAATTGCTCATATAAAGATGCAACCGTGATGAAAaccatttgaaaaataatttctccTTACATGAAACATACTTTAccttattttactattttttctctcaggttataaattttaaatccgAATCATTATAGAAACAATaatatctttttatatatattcttaaGTATGACTCTATGAAGGACGATGATAAAATACTTTCAAAGTTGAGGGACGGTGGGTAAAAATTACTCTACTTCTAAAAAATTTCACTAATCTAAGTGTTTTGGTACATAGTATATCACATTTGCATACGAAAAATAAAAACGTGATAGGAGAGGTACACTAGCCACTATTGACAATTGGGGTTTGGCAGAAAGAGAAataccaagaaaaaaaaaaagcgaaaATGGATTGGTTAAAGAAAAAGATGATTGCACAGAAAAATCTAAAACATGGATTGAAGAGAGCGTGTGATGTTCTCAAATTAAGTGGAATGCAAACTCAGATGCAACTGAGTGATGGTGATCATCCATCATTTGGTATTAAAATGCTTAAAGCTAAGAATGGCTCAATGAGTCTGATCTGATGAGAAAAAAGGCAAGCAATcagaaaatttcaaaaatagtgCAGAATGAGTCAGCCTCTAACTTGGCCACATTGGTCTCTGACATGGCTAGATCATAACCCTTTTGAAATCTGCATCATCTGATTCATAGATTCTTCTATTTTTCTTGAAGCATAAAGCTAAGAATTgcagagaattttttttttttttcagacatTGTATGATCATCAAGATTTTGTCTGAATCAAATTGGAAAACTAAAAATGGATTGAAACAATTCATAAACCATGATAAAAACTTGTCTTAGAATCTGATAAATAAGTCAATAGGCATGGAACTTTATGCAATACATGCTAAGATTGCACATTCAAGAGTCTTACATTTCAATTCCTTCATCTGG
This region of Manihot esculenta cultivar AM560-2 chromosome 10, M.esculenta_v8, whole genome shotgun sequence genomic DNA includes:
- the LOC122724903 gene encoding uncharacterized protein LOC122724903 isoform X1, which translates into the protein MIGLYHLTSSLFQVPIPLPHTGSHLPTSLSLKPQSQLKHADGSESLLTFLVPSPFSSFSSVPQPRPPTHPVASPAATHPRTHPLAKASQSLSLHPSRLQSRSHGHPPTQWDIPFRTADFQKMNKPFTLSLTVVLSLVLLFGEAKAIDPYKRGLPTVLKRIPKRISELD
- the LOC122724903 gene encoding uncharacterized protein LOC122724903 isoform X2, whose protein sequence is MIGLYHLTSSLFQVPIPLPHTGSHLPTSLSLKPQSQLKHADGSESLLTFLVPSPFSSFSSVPQPRPPTHPVASPAATHPRTHPLAKASQSLSLHPSRLQSRSHGHPPTQWDIPFRTADFQKMNKPFTLSLTVVLSLVLLFGEAKAIDPYKLKLIESHLGFCSEI